The following proteins are co-located in the Leucoraja erinacea ecotype New England chromosome 27, Leri_hhj_1, whole genome shotgun sequence genome:
- the cdk5r1b gene encoding cyclin-dependent kinase 5 activator 1b — MGTVLSLSPSYRKAALFEDGSATVGQYTAVQNSKNSKDKNLKRHSIISVLPWKRIVAVSTKKKNSKKVNPNNYQNNVTHLNNENLKKSLSCANLSTFAQTQPPAQRVNQLPANKNAASSVKKTPHGTTGGSSSPKRVIVQASTSELLKCLSEFLCRRCYRLKHLSPTDPVLWLRSVDRSLLLQGWQDQGFVTPANVVFVYMLCRDVISSELATTHELQATLLTCLYLSYSYMGNEISYPLKPFLVESCKEAFWDRCLSIINAMSAKMLQINADPHFFTQVFADLKNESGQEERGRILIGLDR; from the coding sequence ATGGGCACCGTGCTCTCTCTGTCGCCCAGCTACAGGAAGGCGGCTCTGTTCGAGGATGGCTCGGCCACGGTGGGCCAGTACACGGCCGTGCAGAACAGCAAGAACTCCAAGGACAAGAACCTCAAGCGACACTCCATCATCTCCGTGCTGCCCTGGAAACGCATCGTGGCTGTCTCCACCAAGAAGAAGAACTCCAAGAAGGTCAACCCCAACAACTACCAGAACAACGTCACCCACCTCAACAACGAGAACTTGAAGAAATCCCTTTCCTGCGCCAATCTCTCCACCTTCGCCCAGACACAACCGCCGGCCCAGCGGGTCAACCAGCTGCCCGCCAACAAGAACGCCGCCTCCTCGGTGAAGAAAACCCCCCACGGCACCACCGGCGGCTCCAGCTCCCCCAAGAGGGTGATCGTCCAAGCTTCCACCAGCGAGCTGCTCAAGTGTCTGAGCGAGTTCCTCTGTCGTAGATGCTACCGTCTCAAGCACCTGTCGCCCACCGACCCGGTTCTGTGGCTCCGTAGTGTGGACCGCTCTCTCCTGCTCCAGGGGTGGCAGGACCAAGGCTTTGTCACGCCGGCTAACGTGGTCTTTGTTTACATGCTGTGCCGGGACGTGATATCGTCGGAGCTGGCCACCACGCACGAACTGCAAGCTACCCTCTTGACCTGCCTCTACCTGTCCTACTCGTACATGGGCAACGAGATCTCTTACCCGCTCAAACCTTTTCTCGTGGAGAGCTGTAAAGAGGCTTTCTGGGACCGCTGTCTCAGTATCATCAACGCCATGAGTGCGAAAATGTTGCAAATTAACGCGGATCCTCACTTCTTCACGCAAGTCTTCGCCGACTTAAAGAACGAAAGTGGCCAGGAGGAGCGAGGTCGGATACTGATAGGATTAGACCGGTGA